From one Salvelinus alpinus chromosome 14, SLU_Salpinus.1, whole genome shotgun sequence genomic stretch:
- the LOC139538394 gene encoding glutaminase kidney isoform, mitochondrial-like, whose product MDMEQRDYDSRTALHVAAAEGHAEVVPFLLEACKVNPVPIDRWDKTPMEEVLHFGHHDMVTILQDYQNKYNPQEAHKKDKETAENNLV is encoded by the exons ATGGACATGGAGCAGAGGGACTATGACTCCAGGACGGCTTTACATGTGGCTGCAGCAGAAG GACATGCAGAGGTGGTGCCCTTCCTCTTGGAGGCGTGCAAAGTGAACCCTGTTCCCATTGATAG GTGGGATAAGACCCCAATGGAAGAGGTCTTGCATTTTGGCCATCACGACATGGTCACCATCCTCCAGGACTATCAAAACAAGTACAACCCACAAGAGGCCCACAAGAAGGACAAGGAGACAGCAGAGAACAACCTGGTGTAG